From one Catenulispora sp. GP43 genomic stretch:
- a CDS encoding deoxyguanosinetriphosphate triphosphohydrolase → MTDLRTPADAYSDADRERHLPDHPSNVRRTAFERDRARVLHSAALRRLAAKTQVVAPGSSDSAFGAYLDSPRTRLTHSLECAQIGRELGKELGADPDLMETACLSHDLGHPPFGHTGEEALALAAAECGGFEGNAQSFRILVRLEAKALGPDGEPGGLNLTRAALDAATKYPWTRAEGQARGTGKFGVYADDEPVFDWMRTGAVPGRGCFESQVMDWSDDVAYSVHDLEDALHAGYLVPKALLSLSEQAELFELAEIRYAPGANAPELSEALSRLMDLDYWPGDYDGTFAAQAALKNATSSLIGRFCQSAAAATREAAAGDADRAAVTGPLTRYAADLVVPRETRLECALLKAITARYVMQRDDARERRRLQRELVTSLVEGLSALPDHLEPAFRAWYADATDDCTRLRVVVDQVASLTDDAAYALSRRLGTV, encoded by the coding sequence GTGACTGATCTGAGGACGCCCGCCGATGCGTACAGCGACGCCGACCGGGAGCGTCATCTGCCGGACCACCCCAGCAACGTGCGGCGTACCGCGTTCGAACGGGACCGGGCCCGGGTGCTGCACAGCGCGGCGCTGCGCCGGCTGGCGGCCAAGACCCAGGTGGTCGCGCCGGGGTCGAGCGACTCGGCGTTCGGTGCCTATCTGGACAGCCCGCGCACCCGGCTCACGCACAGCCTGGAATGTGCGCAGATCGGCCGGGAACTGGGCAAGGAGCTCGGCGCCGACCCCGATCTGATGGAGACCGCCTGCCTGTCCCACGACCTGGGGCACCCGCCGTTCGGCCACACCGGCGAGGAGGCGCTGGCCCTGGCCGCGGCCGAGTGCGGCGGCTTCGAGGGCAACGCGCAGTCCTTCCGGATCCTGGTCCGGCTGGAGGCCAAGGCGCTGGGTCCGGACGGCGAGCCCGGCGGGCTGAACCTGACCCGGGCCGCGCTGGACGCCGCGACGAAGTACCCGTGGACCCGGGCCGAGGGCCAGGCGCGCGGGACCGGCAAGTTCGGCGTCTACGCCGACGACGAGCCGGTCTTCGACTGGATGCGCACCGGCGCGGTGCCCGGCCGGGGTTGCTTCGAGTCGCAGGTGATGGACTGGTCCGACGACGTGGCCTACTCCGTCCACGACCTCGAAGACGCCCTGCACGCCGGCTACCTGGTCCCCAAGGCTCTGCTCTCGCTGAGCGAGCAGGCCGAGCTGTTCGAGCTCGCCGAGATCCGCTATGCCCCGGGCGCCAACGCCCCCGAGCTGTCCGAGGCCCTGTCCCGGCTGATGGACCTGGACTACTGGCCCGGCGACTACGACGGCACGTTCGCCGCGCAGGCCGCGCTGAAGAACGCCACCAGCAGCCTGATCGGCCGGTTCTGCCAGTCCGCGGCCGCCGCCACCCGCGAGGCCGCCGCCGGCGACGCCGACAGAGCCGCGGTCACCGGACCGCTCACCCGGTACGCCGCCGACCTGGTCGTACCGCGCGAGACCCGGCTGGAGTGCGCGCTGCTGAAGGCGATCACCGCGCGCTACGTGATGCAGCGCGACGACGCGCGCGAGCGCCGCCGCCTGCAACGGGAGCTGGTGACGAGCCTGGTGGAGGGCCTGTCCGCGCTGCCGGACCACCTGGAGCCGGCCTTCCGCGCCTGGTACGCCGACGCCACCGACGACTGCACCCGGCTGCGGGTGGTGGTGGACCAGGTCGCGTCCCTCACCGACGACGCCGCGTATGCCCTGAGCAGGCGACTCGGTACCGTCTGA
- a CDS encoding EthD family reductase, with product MTTTPARFLVFWERPTDPEAFERHYREVHIPLARRIPLLRSYAISDNPVPVRGEPYFRIAELRWDSMDDLRAGIDSPEGKACADDVEILAQYAGVRSMVLAPFEELL from the coding sequence GTGACCACCACCCCCGCCCGCTTCCTCGTCTTCTGGGAGCGGCCGACCGACCCCGAGGCCTTCGAGCGCCACTACCGCGAGGTACACATCCCGCTGGCCCGGCGGATCCCGCTGCTGCGCTCCTACGCGATCAGCGACAACCCGGTCCCGGTCCGGGGCGAGCCGTACTTCCGGATCGCCGAGCTGCGCTGGGACTCGATGGACGACCTGCGCGCCGGGATCGACTCGCCGGAAGGCAAGGCGTGCGCCGACGACGTCGAGATCCTGGCGCAGTACGCCGGGGTCCGCAGCATGGTCCTCGCCCCCTTCGAGGAACTGCTCTAG
- a CDS encoding sigma-70 family RNA polymerase sigma factor, whose translation MDLEAHRAELTAYCYRMLGSFQDAEDQVQETLLRAWKARERYDPARASLRTWLYRIATNVCLTALESRGRRPLPSGLGAPSRDTEAPLRPALDIPWLEPFPDARFDADARADLRLAWVAAVQELPARQRAALVLRDVLDFSAAEVADQLGTTVAAVNSALQRARAAVAGLGDAADVREAPDPGRHATIERYIHAFEAADVPALVRLLADDVVMEMPPVPLWYRGREDYGLFMERVFRLNGTGWRAIPTSANGQPALAAYAPSPGGGHHRHTLQVFTVVGGLVTANVVFADPALFDSFGLPR comes from the coding sequence GTGGACCTCGAAGCGCACCGCGCCGAGCTGACGGCCTACTGCTATCGCATGCTCGGCTCGTTCCAGGACGCCGAGGACCAGGTGCAGGAGACGTTGCTCCGCGCCTGGAAGGCCCGCGAACGCTACGATCCGGCCCGGGCCTCGCTGCGCACCTGGCTCTACCGCATCGCCACCAACGTCTGCCTGACCGCGCTCGAATCGCGCGGGCGCCGTCCGCTGCCCTCCGGGCTCGGCGCCCCGAGCCGGGACACCGAGGCGCCGCTGCGCCCGGCGCTGGACATCCCCTGGCTCGAGCCCTTCCCCGATGCCCGCTTCGACGCCGATGCTCGCGCCGACCTGCGGTTGGCCTGGGTTGCGGCGGTGCAGGAGCTGCCCGCGCGGCAGCGGGCCGCGCTGGTGCTGCGCGACGTGCTCGACTTCTCCGCCGCCGAGGTCGCCGACCAGCTCGGGACCACGGTCGCGGCGGTGAACAGCGCCCTGCAGCGGGCCCGCGCGGCCGTCGCCGGGCTCGGGGACGCCGCCGACGTGCGCGAGGCGCCCGATCCCGGCCGGCACGCGACCATCGAGCGCTACATCCACGCCTTCGAGGCCGCCGACGTGCCGGCGCTGGTGCGGCTGCTCGCCGACGACGTCGTCATGGAGATGCCGCCGGTCCCGCTCTGGTACCGCGGTCGCGAGGACTACGGCCTGTTCATGGAGCGCGTCTTCCGGCTGAACGGCACCGGCTGGCGCGCCATCCCGACCTCGGCCAACGGCCAGCCCGCGCTGGCCGCCTACGCCCCGAGCCCCGGCGGCGGCCACCACCGGCACACGCTCCAGGTCTTCACCGTCGTCGGCGGCCTGGTCACGGCCAACGTGGTGTTCGCCGATCCGGCCTTGTTCGACAGCTTCGGCCTGCCGCGATGA
- a CDS encoding DinB family protein, translating to MSDQGPPAVVAGEKETLLAFMRYLREAIIRKVEGLPDDIARKPAVPSGTSPLGMLKHLTGAELVWLEWAFLGRDPFPELGMDVTETDTVAGCVAAYRTTAARADAIWATLDDLDAVSAREDRTLRWILVHTVEELARHAGHLDIMREQIDGSVGR from the coding sequence ATGAGCGATCAGGGACCGCCGGCCGTCGTCGCCGGAGAGAAGGAAACCCTCCTGGCCTTCATGCGCTACCTGCGCGAGGCGATCATCCGCAAGGTCGAGGGACTGCCCGACGACATCGCCCGCAAGCCCGCCGTCCCCTCGGGCACCAGCCCGCTCGGCATGCTGAAGCACCTGACCGGCGCGGAATTGGTGTGGCTGGAGTGGGCGTTCCTGGGCCGCGACCCATTCCCGGAGCTGGGGATGGACGTGACCGAGACGGACACGGTCGCCGGATGCGTCGCGGCGTACCGCACGACGGCGGCACGGGCCGACGCAATCTGGGCGACGCTCGACGACCTCGACGCGGTGTCAGCGCGCGAGGACCGGACGCTGCGCTGGATCCTGGTCCACACGGTCGAGGAGCTGGCGCGGCACGCCGGGCACCTGGACATCATGCGGGAGCAGATCGACGGGTCGGTGGGGCGGTAG
- the ppdK gene encoding pyruvate, phosphate dikinase: MPKFVYDFTEGNKDLKDLLGGKGANLAEMTNLGLPVPPGFTITTDACRVYLEHGQEPPELREQVSEYLDALEARMGRKLGQADGPLLVSVRSGAKFSMPGMMDTVLNIGLNDESVNGLAAKADNGRFAWDSYRRLIQMFGKTVLGVDGEHFDEALDAVKHAKGTQNDLDLDADDLRGVVEAFKAIVEKEAGRAFPQDPREQMDLAIRAVFESWNGERAKLYRRQERIPNDLGTAVNICSMVFGNLGMDSGTGVAFTRDPASGQTGVYGDYLQNAQGEDVVAGIRNTMQLEELGSLDPESYRELTQIMATLEEHYRDLCDIEFTIESGKLWMLQTRVGKRTAAAAFRIAVQLVDEGRISPDEAVDRVTGAQLAQLMFPRFDDNVKAEQIARGMNASPGAAVGKAVFDSYTAVKWSRSGEKVILIRRETNPDDLNGMIAAQGILTSRGGKTSHAAVVARGMGKTCVCGAESLDVDTKRRRMTAPNGEVVEEGDVISVDGTSGRVYLGDVPVVASPVVEYFEGRLGADSPKADDLVKAVHRIMTWSDERRRLYVRANADTPEDAARARRFGAQGIGLCRTEHMFLGERRALIERLILAEDDDEREAALAELLPMQRDDFVAIFTAMGGLPVTVRLLDPPLHEFLPDITELSVRVAVAEAKGEENENDLRLLQAVHKMHEANPMLGLRGVRLGLVIPGLFMMQVRAIAEAAAQVAKAGGVARVEIMVPLVGAVQELEIIRDEAQQVLAEVKERTGADVRSLIGTMIELPRAALTAGQIAEAAQFFSFGTNDLTQTTWGFSRDDVEGAFFSAYLDRGIFGVSPFETLDREGVGKLVRIAAEEGRKTRPELKLGVCGEHGGDPDSVHFFHEVGLDYVSCSPFRVPVARLEAARAAIESAGSDSR; this comes from the coding sequence GTGCCGAAGTTCGTGTACGACTTCACCGAAGGCAACAAGGACCTCAAGGACCTGCTCGGCGGCAAGGGCGCCAACCTCGCCGAGATGACCAACCTCGGGCTGCCGGTCCCTCCCGGCTTCACCATCACCACCGACGCCTGCCGCGTCTACCTGGAGCACGGCCAAGAGCCGCCGGAGCTGCGGGAACAGGTGTCGGAGTACCTCGACGCGCTCGAGGCCAGGATGGGCCGGAAGCTGGGGCAGGCCGACGGCCCGCTGCTGGTGTCGGTCCGCTCCGGCGCCAAGTTCTCCATGCCGGGGATGATGGACACGGTCCTGAACATCGGATTGAACGACGAGTCGGTCAACGGCCTGGCCGCCAAGGCCGACAACGGGCGCTTCGCCTGGGACTCCTACCGCCGGCTGATCCAGATGTTCGGCAAGACCGTCCTGGGCGTGGACGGCGAGCACTTCGACGAGGCCCTGGACGCCGTCAAGCACGCCAAGGGCACCCAGAACGACCTGGACCTGGACGCCGACGACCTGCGCGGCGTGGTCGAGGCCTTCAAGGCGATCGTCGAGAAGGAGGCCGGCCGTGCCTTCCCGCAGGACCCGCGCGAGCAGATGGACCTGGCGATCCGCGCCGTGTTCGAGTCCTGGAACGGCGAGCGCGCCAAGCTCTACCGCCGCCAGGAGCGGATCCCCAACGACCTGGGCACCGCGGTGAACATCTGTTCGATGGTCTTCGGCAACCTGGGCATGGACTCCGGCACCGGCGTCGCCTTCACCCGCGACCCGGCCTCCGGCCAGACCGGCGTCTACGGCGACTACCTGCAGAACGCGCAGGGCGAGGACGTCGTCGCCGGCATCCGCAACACCATGCAGCTCGAAGAGCTCGGCTCGCTGGACCCCGAGTCCTACCGCGAGCTCACCCAGATCATGGCCACGCTCGAAGAGCACTACCGCGACCTGTGCGACATCGAGTTCACCATCGAGTCCGGCAAGCTGTGGATGCTCCAGACCCGCGTCGGCAAGCGCACCGCCGCCGCCGCGTTCCGCATCGCCGTGCAGCTGGTCGACGAGGGCCGGATCTCGCCCGACGAGGCCGTGGACCGGGTGACCGGCGCGCAGCTGGCGCAGCTGATGTTCCCGCGCTTCGACGACAACGTGAAGGCGGAGCAGATCGCCCGGGGCATGAACGCCTCGCCCGGCGCGGCGGTGGGCAAGGCCGTCTTCGACTCCTACACCGCCGTGAAGTGGTCGCGCTCGGGGGAGAAGGTCATCCTGATCCGTCGCGAGACCAACCCCGACGACCTGAACGGCATGATCGCCGCGCAGGGCATCCTCACCTCGCGCGGCGGCAAGACCTCCCACGCCGCCGTCGTCGCCCGCGGCATGGGCAAGACCTGCGTGTGCGGCGCGGAGTCGCTGGACGTGGACACCAAGCGCCGCCGGATGACCGCGCCGAACGGCGAGGTCGTGGAGGAGGGCGACGTCATCTCCGTCGACGGCACCTCCGGCCGGGTCTACCTCGGCGATGTCCCGGTCGTGGCCTCCCCGGTCGTGGAGTACTTCGAGGGCCGGCTCGGCGCCGACTCCCCGAAGGCCGACGACCTGGTCAAGGCCGTGCACCGGATCATGACCTGGTCCGACGAGCGCCGCCGGCTGTACGTCCGGGCCAACGCCGACACCCCCGAGGACGCCGCGCGCGCCCGGCGCTTCGGCGCGCAGGGCATCGGCCTGTGCCGCACCGAGCACATGTTCCTGGGCGAGCGGCGCGCGCTGATCGAGCGCCTGATCCTGGCCGAGGACGACGACGAGCGCGAGGCCGCGCTGGCCGAGCTGCTGCCGATGCAGCGCGACGACTTCGTCGCCATCTTCACCGCCATGGGCGGCCTGCCGGTGACCGTGCGCCTGCTGGACCCGCCGCTGCACGAGTTCCTGCCGGACATCACCGAGCTGTCGGTGCGGGTGGCGGTGGCCGAGGCCAAGGGCGAGGAGAACGAGAACGACCTGCGCCTGCTGCAGGCCGTGCACAAGATGCACGAGGCCAACCCGATGCTGGGCCTGCGCGGCGTGCGCCTGGGCCTGGTCATCCCGGGCCTGTTCATGATGCAGGTGCGCGCCATCGCCGAGGCCGCGGCGCAGGTCGCCAAGGCCGGCGGCGTGGCCCGGGTGGAGATCATGGTCCCGCTGGTCGGCGCGGTCCAGGAGCTGGAGATCATCCGCGACGAGGCCCAGCAGGTCCTGGCCGAGGTCAAGGAGCGCACCGGCGCCGACGTCCGCTCGCTGATCGGCACCATGATCGAGCTGCCGCGCGCGGCCCTGACCGCGGGCCAGATCGCCGAGGCCGCGCAGTTCTTCTCCTTCGGCACCAACGACCTGACGCAGACCACGTGGGGCTTCTCCCGCGACGACGTCGAGGGCGCGTTCTTCTCGGCGTACCTGGACCGCGGCATCTTCGGCGTGTCGCCGTTCGAGACGCTGGACCGCGAGGGCGTCGGCAAGCTGGTACGCATCGCGGCCGAGGAGGGGCGCAAGACCCGGCCGGAGCTGAAGCTCGGGGTCTGCGGCGAGCACGGCGGCGACCCGGACTCGGTGCACTTCTTCCACGAGGTGGGGCTGGACTACGTGTCCTGCTCCCCGTTCCGGGTGCCGGTGGCCCGGCTGGAGGCGGCGCGCGCGGCGATCGAGTCCGCCGGGAGCGATTCGCGCTGA
- a CDS encoding YceI family protein: MSTDYASLTGDYTFDVAHSTVGFIARHAMVTKVRGGFNEFEGEIHVDGANPEKSSATATVKVASVDTRNEQRNGHLLSGDFFEQDKFPDMTFKSTGVVAKGEDQFVLKGDLTVKDVTKPVEFDVEFLGTTVDPYGNTRIGFEAKTSVSRKDFGMTWNAALETGGVLVSDKIQLELEISAIKKS, from the coding sequence ATGAGCACCGACTACGCGTCCCTGACCGGCGATTACACCTTCGACGTGGCGCACAGCACGGTCGGGTTCATCGCCCGGCACGCCATGGTGACCAAGGTCCGCGGAGGCTTCAACGAGTTCGAGGGCGAGATCCACGTCGACGGCGCGAACCCCGAAAAGAGCAGCGCCACGGCCACCGTGAAGGTCGCCAGCGTCGACACCCGCAACGAGCAGCGCAACGGCCACCTGCTCTCCGGCGACTTCTTCGAGCAGGACAAGTTCCCGGACATGACCTTCAAGTCCACCGGCGTCGTCGCCAAGGGCGAGGACCAGTTCGTCCTGAAGGGCGACCTGACCGTCAAGGACGTCACCAAGCCGGTCGAGTTCGACGTGGAGTTCCTGGGCACCACCGTCGACCCCTACGGCAACACCCGGATCGGGTTCGAGGCCAAGACCAGCGTCAGCCGCAAGGACTTCGGCATGACCTGGAACGCGGCGCTGGAGACCGGCGGCGTGCTGGTCAGCGACAAGATCCAGCTGGAGCTGGAGATCTCGGCGATCAAGAAGAGCTGA
- the dusB gene encoding tRNA dihydrouridine synthase DusB, which produces MAGITNVAFRQLCREHGAGIYVCEMVMTRALVERNEKTLRMVTFAGDEKPRSLQLYGVDPVTVRKAVEMIAAEDLADHVDMNFGCPVPRVTRKGGGAALPYKRRLFGQIVESAVQAAAPAGIPVTVKMRIGIDDEHHTFLEAGRIAQDAGAAWVALHGRTAAQRYSGEADWTAIKALKDELDVPVLGNGDIWEADDALRMMSQTGADGVVVGRGCLGRPWLFADLAAAFEGRTERKLPALGEVMATMRRHAELLASWLGTEREGVVDFRKHVAWYLKGFPVGGDVRRGLAMSSSLAELDGFFAHLDPDTPFPTDTLGKPRGRTNSPGKVALPHGWLDDRDDDTVPAGAEMEDSGG; this is translated from the coding sequence ATGGCCGGCATCACCAACGTGGCGTTCCGCCAGCTGTGCCGCGAGCACGGCGCCGGGATCTACGTCTGCGAGATGGTCATGACCCGCGCCCTGGTGGAGCGGAACGAGAAGACCCTGCGGATGGTGACCTTCGCCGGCGACGAGAAGCCGCGCAGTCTCCAGTTGTACGGAGTGGATCCGGTCACAGTCCGCAAGGCGGTGGAGATGATCGCCGCCGAGGACCTGGCCGACCACGTCGACATGAATTTCGGGTGTCCGGTCCCGCGCGTCACCCGCAAGGGCGGCGGCGCGGCCCTGCCGTACAAGCGCCGGCTGTTCGGTCAGATCGTCGAGTCCGCGGTCCAGGCCGCCGCCCCGGCCGGCATCCCGGTCACCGTCAAGATGCGCATCGGCATCGACGACGAGCACCACACCTTCCTGGAGGCCGGCCGCATCGCCCAGGACGCCGGCGCGGCCTGGGTCGCGCTGCACGGCCGCACCGCCGCCCAGCGCTACAGCGGCGAGGCCGACTGGACCGCCATCAAGGCCTTGAAGGACGAGCTGGACGTCCCGGTCCTGGGCAACGGCGACATCTGGGAGGCCGACGACGCGCTGCGCATGATGAGCCAGACCGGAGCCGACGGCGTGGTGGTCGGCCGCGGCTGCCTGGGCCGCCCCTGGCTGTTCGCCGACCTGGCCGCCGCGTTCGAGGGACGCACTGAGCGCAAGCTCCCAGCCCTCGGCGAGGTGATGGCCACCATGCGCCGGCACGCCGAACTCCTCGCCTCCTGGCTCGGCACCGAGCGCGAGGGCGTCGTGGACTTCCGCAAGCACGTGGCCTGGTACCTCAAGGGCTTCCCGGTCGGCGGCGACGTGCGCCGGGGCCTGGCGATGTCCTCGTCGCTGGCCGAGCTCGACGGCTTCTTCGCGCACCTGGACCCGGACACCCCGTTCCCGACCGACACCCTCGGCAAGCCGCGCGGGCGCACCAACTCCCCGGGCAAGGTCGCGCTGCCGCACGGCTGGCTCGACGACCGGGACGACGACACGGTGCCGGCCGGGGCCGAGATGGAGGACTCCGGCGGCTGA
- a CDS encoding glycine--tRNA ligase: MAADKIETIVRLAKSRGFVFPSSEIYGGTRAAYDYGPLGVELKENIKRQWWKAMVTGREDVVGLDSSVILAREVWEASGHVKEFTDPLTECQSCHKRFREDHLIEAYEAKHHRVPERGLADINCPNCGNKGTFTEPKVFNLMLQTHLGVTMDDAGLAYLRPETAQGIFVSYKTVRDASRKKPPFGIGQIGKSFRNEITPGNFIFRTREFEQMEMEFFVKPGEDEQWFEYWLNERYNWWTNLGLKPENLRFYEHPQEKLSHYSKRTVDIEYRFNFGGQEFSELEGIANRTDFDLSTHAKHSGEDFTQLEQETGERWTPFVVEPAAGVNRGMLAFLLDAYAEDEAPNAKGQMEVRKVLRLDKRLAPVKAAVLPLSRNADLSPKARDLAQLLRQNWNVEFDDAGAIGRRYRRQDEIGTPFCITVDFDTLDDQAVTVRERDSMEQERVSLDKVEGYLAARLIGA; this comes from the coding sequence GTGGCCGCCGACAAGATCGAGACCATCGTCCGGCTCGCGAAGAGCCGTGGCTTCGTGTTCCCCTCCAGCGAGATCTACGGCGGTACACGTGCCGCCTACGACTACGGGCCGCTCGGCGTGGAGCTCAAGGAGAACATCAAGCGCCAGTGGTGGAAGGCCATGGTCACCGGCCGGGAGGACGTCGTCGGCCTGGACTCCTCGGTCATCCTGGCACGCGAGGTGTGGGAGGCCTCCGGTCACGTCAAGGAGTTCACCGACCCGCTGACCGAGTGCCAGTCCTGTCACAAGCGCTTCCGCGAGGACCACCTCATCGAGGCCTACGAGGCCAAGCACCACCGGGTGCCCGAGCGCGGCCTGGCCGACATCAACTGCCCGAACTGCGGGAACAAGGGCACGTTCACCGAGCCCAAGGTCTTCAACCTGATGCTGCAGACCCACCTGGGCGTCACCATGGACGACGCGGGCCTGGCCTACCTGCGCCCGGAGACCGCGCAGGGCATCTTCGTGTCCTACAAGACGGTCCGGGACGCCTCGCGCAAGAAGCCGCCGTTCGGCATCGGCCAGATCGGCAAGTCGTTCCGCAACGAGATCACCCCGGGCAACTTCATCTTCCGCACCCGGGAGTTCGAGCAGATGGAGATGGAGTTCTTCGTCAAGCCCGGCGAGGACGAGCAGTGGTTCGAGTACTGGCTCAACGAGCGCTACAACTGGTGGACCAACCTGGGTCTGAAGCCTGAGAACCTGCGCTTCTACGAGCACCCGCAGGAGAAGCTGTCGCACTACTCCAAGCGCACCGTCGACATCGAGTACCGCTTCAACTTCGGCGGCCAGGAGTTCTCCGAGCTCGAGGGCATCGCGAACCGCACCGACTTCGACCTGTCCACGCACGCCAAGCACTCCGGCGAGGACTTCACTCAGCTGGAGCAGGAGACCGGTGAGCGCTGGACGCCGTTCGTGGTCGAGCCGGCGGCCGGTGTGAACCGCGGCATGCTCGCCTTCCTACTCGACGCCTACGCCGAGGACGAGGCCCCGAACGCCAAGGGCCAGATGGAGGTCCGCAAGGTCCTGCGCCTGGACAAGCGCCTGGCCCCGGTGAAGGCCGCGGTCCTGCCGCTGTCCCGCAACGCCGACCTCTCGCCGAAGGCCCGGGACCTGGCGCAGCTGCTGCGCCAGAACTGGAACGTCGAGTTCGACGACGCCGGCGCCATCGGCCGCCGCTACCGCCGCCAGGACGAGATCGGCACCCCGTTCTGCATCACGGTCGACTTCGACACCCTCGACGACCAGGCCGTGACCGTGCGCGAGCGGGACTCGATGGAGCAGGAGCGGGTGTCCCTGGACAAGGTCGAGGGCTACCTCGCCGCCCGGCTGATCGGGGCCTGA
- a CDS encoding metal ABC transporter substrate-binding protein produces the protein MLSRTTRTRRTGRLRAAGVAAVLVVVLALSGCLKQSGSQAAAGQLDVVAGFYPFAYLAERIGGEHVAVRNLTRPGAEPHDLELTPSQVGAVSKADLAIYEKGLQPAVDDAVAQNKPKAALDTATVVHLEDHGDLGEGDAHSADPHVWLDPVDFGRIADAVSAKLQQVDPAHAADYQANQAALDAQLKALDADYRAGLAHCQRKDIVTSHAAFGYLAERYGLVQVPLAGLSPDDEPSAAHLAKIQHLIKTEGVTTVFFETLASPKTARTLASDTGTKAEVLDPIEGVKDPQTQDYLSIMRDNLAALRLALGCS, from the coding sequence ATGCTTTCCCGCACCACCCGCACCCGCCGTACCGGCCGCCTCCGAGCGGCGGGCGTGGCCGCGGTCCTGGTCGTGGTGCTGGCGCTGAGCGGCTGCCTGAAGCAGTCGGGCAGCCAGGCCGCCGCCGGGCAGCTCGACGTCGTGGCCGGCTTCTATCCCTTCGCCTACCTCGCCGAGCGGATCGGCGGTGAGCACGTCGCCGTGCGCAACCTCACCAGGCCCGGCGCCGAGCCGCACGATCTGGAGCTGACTCCGTCGCAGGTCGGCGCGGTGAGCAAGGCCGATCTGGCCATCTACGAGAAGGGGCTGCAACCGGCCGTGGACGACGCGGTGGCGCAGAACAAGCCCAAGGCCGCCCTGGACACCGCGACCGTGGTGCACCTGGAGGACCACGGCGACCTCGGTGAGGGCGACGCGCACAGCGCCGACCCGCACGTCTGGCTGGATCCTGTCGACTTCGGCAGGATCGCCGACGCGGTGTCGGCCAAGCTGCAGCAGGTCGACCCCGCGCACGCCGCCGACTACCAGGCGAACCAGGCCGCCCTCGACGCCCAGCTGAAGGCCCTGGACGCCGACTACCGCGCCGGGCTCGCGCATTGCCAGCGCAAGGACATCGTGACCAGCCACGCCGCATTCGGCTACCTCGCCGAGCGCTACGGCCTGGTGCAGGTGCCGCTGGCCGGGCTGTCGCCGGACGACGAGCCCAGCGCGGCCCACCTCGCGAAGATCCAGCACCTGATCAAGACTGAGGGCGTGACCACGGTCTTCTTCGAGACCCTGGCCAGCCCCAAGACCGCGCGGACGCTGGCGTCGGACACCGGGACCAAGGCCGAGGTACTCGACCCGATCGAGGGCGTCAAGGATCCCCAGACCCAGGACTACCTCTCGATCATGCGCGACAATCTGGCCGCGCTGCGCCTGGCGCTGGGGTGCTCGTGA
- a CDS encoding metal ABC transporter ATP-binding protein translates to MARRTPAVAVSAPDEAPPPVVAAHGVTVSLGGRRILHGVDLRVPGGQTVALLGANGSGKSTLVKTIVGLYPVDGGGIDLFGTPVPAFKAWQRVGYVPQRTTAAAGVPATVGEVVASGLLSPRAWVRRRTPGDRGAVREALATVGMLERFGDPVASLSGGQQQRVLIARALARRPDLLIMDEPMAGVDLVSQQAFADTLADLSAHGTTILLVLHELGPLAPLIDRTVVLRAGVVRYDGAPIEHGEPDAGHGREAPGHDHVHPHGGPSDAPGTPECPPGHAPVEALTGKDGLG, encoded by the coding sequence ATGGCCCGGCGGACCCCGGCGGTGGCCGTGAGCGCGCCCGACGAGGCGCCCCCGCCGGTCGTGGCCGCGCACGGCGTGACCGTCTCCCTCGGCGGCCGGCGGATCCTGCACGGCGTGGACCTGCGGGTGCCCGGCGGCCAGACCGTGGCGCTGCTGGGGGCCAACGGCTCCGGCAAGTCCACGCTGGTCAAGACCATCGTCGGGCTCTACCCGGTGGACGGCGGGGGCATCGACCTGTTCGGCACGCCGGTGCCGGCGTTCAAGGCCTGGCAGCGGGTCGGGTACGTGCCGCAGCGCACTACGGCCGCGGCCGGCGTCCCGGCGACGGTCGGCGAGGTCGTGGCCTCCGGCCTGCTCAGCCCGCGCGCCTGGGTGCGGCGCCGCACCCCCGGCGACCGCGGCGCGGTGCGCGAGGCGCTGGCCACCGTGGGCATGCTGGAGCGCTTCGGCGACCCGGTCGCCTCGCTGTCCGGCGGCCAGCAGCAGCGGGTGCTGATCGCCAGGGCCCTGGCCCGGCGCCCCGACCTGCTGATCATGGACGAGCCGATGGCCGGCGTGGACCTGGTGAGCCAGCAGGCCTTCGCCGACACGCTGGCCGACCTGTCCGCGCACGGCACCACCATCCTGCTGGTCCTGCACGAACTGGGACCGCTGGCGCCGCTCATCGACCGCACCGTGGTGCTGCGCGCCGGCGTGGTCCGCTACGACGGCGCCCCGATCGAGCACGGCGAGCCCGACGCCGGCCACGGCCGCGAGGCCCCGGGACACGACCACGTGCACCCGCACGGCGGGCCGTCCGACGCGCCGGGGACGCCGGAGTGCCCGCCGGGGCACGCCCCGGTGGAGGCGCTGACCGGCAAGGACGGGCTGGGATGA